The Hippoglossus hippoglossus isolate fHipHip1 chromosome 21, fHipHip1.pri, whole genome shotgun sequence genome contains a region encoding:
- the LOC117754776 gene encoding protein FAM126B-like isoform X1, with product MLGSERGVVEEWLSEFKSLPETHIPSYAGSLHLKKSLVSALYRVIQDPNNELLEPVCHQLFELYRSSEDRLRRFTLQFLPELVWVYLRLTASRDRQSNGCIEALLLGIYNLEIVDKDGNSKLLSFTIPSLSKPSIYHEPSSLGSIALTEGALCQHDLIRVVYSGLHPQRETFTAQNRFEVLCFLMLCYNSAVVYMPLSSYKSVCRMSSRLCVCGFPRQQQKLWRDPCNRVLLDPEFMVQMLTAVYHAIYNGEWEMGREALEDILYRAQLELYSQPLLLGNAMKNSLPESAPNESQGRKVLQVEVTPTISRISISAITTASIRRHRWKREDCFDYSADAELSFIVNPPSPVHHHHTPWDAAAKEERRGRAHSHRSSSSIIPPITLEDADGMSGGEDSFNVNDPDEGFSSGASNSSQPSGIKASGSVGPRGGSLNSSSSSSIKKAITARLSRDKERERERERDRERERDRERAAEKQAELSTDHQAAVRRHHQRQQSPPASITLDAIQLSPIKKNLSFPVGPTLVRTGSTSSSKSFDCMNFNLNGGKDEREEALGGSDKEGERPAGSSHRHSTISLQEEHLIRPEDAQDLLSPGAPLTKQSRSPSFNMQIISQV from the exons ATGCTGGGTTCAGAGCGCGGTGTTGTAGAAGAATGGCTCTCAGAATTCAAG TCCTTACCAGAAACCCACATCCCCAGCTACGCCGGCAGCCTTCATCTGAAGAAGTCCCTGGTGTCAGCTCTCTACAGAGTCATCCAGGACCCCAACAATGAG ctgctggagccgGTGTGCCACCAGCTGTTTGAGCTGTACCGGAGCTCTGAAGACCGCCTGCGACGCTTCACCCTGCAGTTCCTGCCTGAGCTGGTGTGGGTATATCTGCGGCTCACGGCCAGCAGGGATCGTCAGAGCAATGGCTGCATTGAGGCGCTCCTCTTGGGCATCTACAACCTG GAGATCGTCGACAAAGATGGCAACAGCAAGCTCCTGTCCTTCACAATCCCATCTCTGTCCAAACCATCAATATATCATGAG cctTCTAGTCTGGGGTCCATAGCACTGACAGAGGGGGCTCTGTGTCAACATGACCTGATCAGAGTGGTGTACAGCGGCCTCCACCCACAGAGAGAGACCTTCACGGCTCAGAACAG GTTTGAAGTGCTGTGTTTCCTGATGCTCTGCTACAACTCTGCTGTGGTGTACATGCCCCTCTCTTCGTATAAGTCGGTCTGCAGAATGAGCTCCag gttgtgtgtatgtggcttCCCTCGGCAGCAACAGAAGCTTTGGCGGGATCCATGCAACCGTGTGCTGCTGGACCCTGAGTTCATGGTGCAGATGCTGACTGCCGTGTATCATGCCAT ATACAATGGAGAATGGGAGATGGGGCGGGAAGCTCTGGAGGACATTCTGTACAGAGCTCAGCTGGAGCTTTACTCCCAACCTCTCCTG CTGGGGAACGCCATGAAGAACTCGCTGCCAGAAAGTGCTCCCAACGAGTCACAGGGGCGCAAAGTGCTCCAAGTGGAGGTGACGCCCACCATTAGCCGCATCTCCATCTCAGCCATCACAACTGCCTCCATACGGCGCCACCGCTGGAAAAGAGAGG ATTGTTTTGACTACTCAGCCGATGCAGAGTTGAGCTTCATCGTCAATCCTCCTAGCCCagtccaccaccaccacactccCTGGGACGCAGCAGCCAAAGAGGAAAGACGAGGGCGAGCTCACAGccaccgcagcagcagcagcatcattcCCCCGATCACACTTGAGG ATGCTGATGGCATGAGCGGTGGGGAGGATTCCTTCAACGTCAACGACCCAGACGAGGGTTTCTCCTCCGGGGCTTCCAACAGCAGCCAGCCCAGCGGCATCAAGGCGAGCGGCAGCGTGGGGCCGCGGGGCGGCAgcctgaacagcagcagcagcagcagcatcaagaAAGCCATCACAGCCCGGCTGTCACGGgacaaggagagggagagggagagggaaagggacagggagagggagagggatcGAGAGAGAGCAGCGGAAAAACAGGCCGAATTGTCTACTGATCACCAGGCAGCTGTGAGGAGGCATCACCAGAGGCAGCAGTCGCCTCCAGCCAGTATCACCTTGGATGCCATCCAGCTGAGCCCCATTAAGAAGAACCTGAGCTTCCCTGTCGGGCCCACGCTGGTGCGGACTGGAAGCACCTCCTCCAGTAAGTCTTTTGACTGCATGAATTTCAACCTGAACGGAGGCAAGgacgagagagaggaggcacTGGGAGGCTCAGACAAGGAAGGGGAGCGTCCGGCAGGCAGCTCCCACCGCCACTCCACCATTAGCCTGCAGGAGGAGCACCTGATCAGGCCAGAGGATGCCCAGGACCTCCTGTCTCCTGGAGCTCCCCTCACCAAGCAGTCCCGCTCCCCCAGCTTCAACATGCAGATCATATCACAGGTCTAA
- the LOC117754776 gene encoding protein FAM126B-like isoform X2 — MLGSERGVVEEWLSEFKSLPETHIPSYAGSLHLKKSLVSALYRVIQDPNNELLEPVCHQLFELYRSSEDRLRRFTLQFLPELVWVYLRLTASRDRQSNGCIEALLLGIYNLEIVDKDGNSKLLSFTIPSLSKPSIYHEPSSLGSIALTEGALCQHDLIRVVYSGLHPQRETFTAQNRFEVLCFLMLCYNSAVVYMPLSSYKSVCRMSSRLCVCGFPRQQQKLWRDPCNRVLLDPEFMVQMLTAVYHAIYNGEWEMGREALEDILYRAQLELYSQPLLLGNAMKNSLPESAPNESQGRKVLQVEVTPTISRISISAITTASIRRHRWKREDADGMSGGEDSFNVNDPDEGFSSGASNSSQPSGIKASGSVGPRGGSLNSSSSSSIKKAITARLSRDKERERERERDRERERDRERAAEKQAELSTDHQAAVRRHHQRQQSPPASITLDAIQLSPIKKNLSFPVGPTLVRTGSTSSSKSFDCMNFNLNGGKDEREEALGGSDKEGERPAGSSHRHSTISLQEEHLIRPEDAQDLLSPGAPLTKQSRSPSFNMQIISQV; from the exons ATGCTGGGTTCAGAGCGCGGTGTTGTAGAAGAATGGCTCTCAGAATTCAAG TCCTTACCAGAAACCCACATCCCCAGCTACGCCGGCAGCCTTCATCTGAAGAAGTCCCTGGTGTCAGCTCTCTACAGAGTCATCCAGGACCCCAACAATGAG ctgctggagccgGTGTGCCACCAGCTGTTTGAGCTGTACCGGAGCTCTGAAGACCGCCTGCGACGCTTCACCCTGCAGTTCCTGCCTGAGCTGGTGTGGGTATATCTGCGGCTCACGGCCAGCAGGGATCGTCAGAGCAATGGCTGCATTGAGGCGCTCCTCTTGGGCATCTACAACCTG GAGATCGTCGACAAAGATGGCAACAGCAAGCTCCTGTCCTTCACAATCCCATCTCTGTCCAAACCATCAATATATCATGAG cctTCTAGTCTGGGGTCCATAGCACTGACAGAGGGGGCTCTGTGTCAACATGACCTGATCAGAGTGGTGTACAGCGGCCTCCACCCACAGAGAGAGACCTTCACGGCTCAGAACAG GTTTGAAGTGCTGTGTTTCCTGATGCTCTGCTACAACTCTGCTGTGGTGTACATGCCCCTCTCTTCGTATAAGTCGGTCTGCAGAATGAGCTCCag gttgtgtgtatgtggcttCCCTCGGCAGCAACAGAAGCTTTGGCGGGATCCATGCAACCGTGTGCTGCTGGACCCTGAGTTCATGGTGCAGATGCTGACTGCCGTGTATCATGCCAT ATACAATGGAGAATGGGAGATGGGGCGGGAAGCTCTGGAGGACATTCTGTACAGAGCTCAGCTGGAGCTTTACTCCCAACCTCTCCTG CTGGGGAACGCCATGAAGAACTCGCTGCCAGAAAGTGCTCCCAACGAGTCACAGGGGCGCAAAGTGCTCCAAGTGGAGGTGACGCCCACCATTAGCCGCATCTCCATCTCAGCCATCACAACTGCCTCCATACGGCGCCACCGCTGGAAAAGAGAGG ATGCTGATGGCATGAGCGGTGGGGAGGATTCCTTCAACGTCAACGACCCAGACGAGGGTTTCTCCTCCGGGGCTTCCAACAGCAGCCAGCCCAGCGGCATCAAGGCGAGCGGCAGCGTGGGGCCGCGGGGCGGCAgcctgaacagcagcagcagcagcagcatcaagaAAGCCATCACAGCCCGGCTGTCACGGgacaaggagagggagagggagagggaaagggacagggagagggagagggatcGAGAGAGAGCAGCGGAAAAACAGGCCGAATTGTCTACTGATCACCAGGCAGCTGTGAGGAGGCATCACCAGAGGCAGCAGTCGCCTCCAGCCAGTATCACCTTGGATGCCATCCAGCTGAGCCCCATTAAGAAGAACCTGAGCTTCCCTGTCGGGCCCACGCTGGTGCGGACTGGAAGCACCTCCTCCAGTAAGTCTTTTGACTGCATGAATTTCAACCTGAACGGAGGCAAGgacgagagagaggaggcacTGGGAGGCTCAGACAAGGAAGGGGAGCGTCCGGCAGGCAGCTCCCACCGCCACTCCACCATTAGCCTGCAGGAGGAGCACCTGATCAGGCCAGAGGATGCCCAGGACCTCCTGTCTCCTGGAGCTCCCCTCACCAAGCAGTCCCGCTCCCCCAGCTTCAACATGCAGATCATATCACAGGTCTAA